In a genomic window of Bufo gargarizans isolate SCDJY-AF-19 unplaced genomic scaffold, ASM1485885v1 fragScaff_scaffold_186_pilon:::fragment_2:::debris, whole genome shotgun sequence:
- the IRAK1BP1 gene encoding interleukin-1 receptor-associated kinase 1-binding protein 1, translated as MAAPLPVSRLFASLQPGDMTTVAADELENKPGIVVGQKGGREVQVTGTAELSAAPDRARVCIRVSSSKGAAAEARSSVLRRLGYIEQTLRQTGLTDENITVSKEIERKANAYQMDAEVCVVFDDFEKLQNICNILVEKLDSSVWISSPHFYHSPENMEQLRRQVCLNAVSNARRKAQDVCRLVGQSLGKAIIIKEEEMKEWEDQEDCASSSIQHKIKRATVYAASKVSATFEIKGKERNKKSC; from the exons ATGGCTGCACCGTTGCCGGTTTCACGGCTCTTTGCGTCTCTGCAGCCGGGAGATATGACGACTGTGGCTGCAGACGAACTAGAAAACAAGCCGGGGATTGTGGTTGGTCAAAAAGGCGGACGGGAAGTGCAAGTGACGGGCACGGCTGAACTAAGCGCCGCTCCAGACAGGGCCCGGGTGTGTATACGTGTGTCCAGCAGCAAAGGCGCAGCTGCGGAGGCCAGGAGCAGCGTCCTCAGACGGCTGGGGTACATTGAGCAGACCCTCCGCCAGACCGGGCTCACG GATGAAAATATTACTGTTTCTAAGGAAATTGAACGGAAGGCCAACGCATATCAGATGGATGCTGAG GTCTGCGTAGTTTTTGACGATTTTGAAAAGCTGCAGAATATTTGCAACATTCTTGTAGAAAAACTAGACAGTTCAGTCTGGATTTCTTCACCCCATTTCTACCACTCTCCTGAGAACATGGAACAGTTAAG GCGGCAAGTGTGTCTCAATGCAGTAAGTAACGCACGACGCAAGGCCCAGGATGTTTGTCGCCTTGTAGGTCAGTCTCTTGGAAAGGCAATCATCATCAAAGAAGAGGAAATGAAAGAATGGGAGGATCAAGAGGACTGTGCGTCTTCGTCCATTCAGCATAAAATAAAGAGGGCTACAGTTTATGCAGCATCAAAAGTATCTGCAACATTTGAAATTAAGGGAAAAGAACGAAATAAAAAGAGCTGTTAA